In Clupea harengus chromosome 13, Ch_v2.0.2, whole genome shotgun sequence, one DNA window encodes the following:
- the tacr2 gene encoding substance-K receptor, with protein sequence MDTTSNPLLASTFFYEDDGNDTTVNLFEQPDWQVALWAIAYSLIVIVSVIGNVTVIWIIMAHKRMRTVTNYFIVNLAFSDVSMATFNTAFNFVYAIHNDWYFGLGYCKFHNFFPITAMFSSIYSMAAIAVDRYMAIIHPLKPRLSSTTTKVVIAVIWMVACSLAFPQCFFAGTTFYPPRTVCMVEWPDDYGGVHQLIYQVAVIILIYLLPLLVMLVTYSLVGHRLWGSEIPGEATDHYQNQIQAKRKVVKMMIVVVVTFATCWLPYHIYFILGSFNRDIYKQHYIQQVYLAIFWLAMSSTMYNPIIYCCLNQRFRSGFRQAFRWCPFIKVTEEDNMELQHMRTFHTTRSYRTETTSLTARKNGNKQEDTVSKLIKA encoded by the exons ATGGATACAACTTCAAACCCCCTTTTGGCTTCAACATTTTTTTACGAGGATGATGGCAACGACACCACCGTAAATCTCTTTGAACAGCCAGACTGGCAAGTGGCACTCTGGGCGATCGCATACTCACTAATTGTGATCGTGTCAGTCATTGGAAATGTTACTGTTATTTGGATAATCATGGCGCACAAAAGAATGAGGACAGTAACCAACTATTTCATTGTCAACCTGGCATTTTCGGATGTGTCCATGGCAACTTTCAACACTGCGTTTAATTTCGTGTACGCTATACACAACGACTGGTACTTTGGGTTAGGATATTGTAAATTTCATAACTTTTTCCCCATCACTGCCATGTTCTCCAGTATATACTCAATGGCAGCAATAGCCGTTGACAG ATACATGGCCATCATTCATCCACTGAAGCCCAGGCTGTCCTCCACAACCACAAAGGTAGTGATTGCAGTCATCTGGATGGTGGCGTGCTCCTTGGCCTTCCCCCAGTGTTTCTTCGCCGGCACAACGTTCTACCCGCCGCGGACCGTCTGCATGGTGGAGTGGCCAGATGACTATGGAGGGGTCCACCAGCTCAT ATACCAAGTAGCTGTCATCATCCTGATCTACTTACTCCCCCTGCTGGTGATGCTTGTGACCTACAGTCTGGTTGGACATAGACTGTGGGGCAGTGAGATCCCAGGTGAAGCAACTGATCATTACCAAAACCAAATCCAGGCCAAGCGCAAG GTGGTAAAGATGATgatagtggtggtggtgacgtTTGCCACCTGCTGGCTGCCCTACCACATCTACTTCATCCTGGGCAGTTTCAACAGGGACATCTACAAGCAACATTACATCCAACAGGTCTATCTGGCCATCTTCTGGCTGGCCATGAGCTCCACCATGTACAACCCCATCATTTACTGCTGTCTCAACCAGAG GTTCCGCTCAGGATTCCGGCAAGCATTCCGCTGGTGTCCCTTCATCAAGGTAACAGAGGAGGACAACATGGAGTTACAACACATGCGGACCTTCCACACAACCCGCAGCTACCGCACTGAGACCACCAGCCTGACGGCCCGCAAAAACGGCAACAAGCAAGAGGACACCGTCTCCAAACTGATCAAAGCCTAA